A part of Pseudomonadota bacterium genomic DNA contains:
- a CDS encoding PTS sugar transporter subunit IIA: protein MKILEVLQKDTINTDLRSTDKAGVIEELVASVSGLTGKDSKELIDVIKERECLGSTGIGGGIGIPHGKLKNLESLILGLGLSRKGVDFESIDGRPTHLFFLILTPENSTGLHLKLLARISRILKNDSFKNKLLKAADSNEVYSIIKEVDEDF from the coding sequence ATGAAAATCCTTGAAGTATTACAAAAAGATACCATAAATACCGATCTTAGATCAACTGATAAGGCCGGAGTTATTGAAGAGCTGGTTGCTTCTGTTTCCGGACTCACAGGCAAGGATAGTAAAGAGCTTATAGATGTTATTAAGGAAAGGGAATGTTTGGGAAGCACCGGAATAGGCGGAGGCATTGGAATTCCACATGGAAAATTAAAAAATCTTGAATCGCTTATACTGGGTTTAGGTTTAAGCCGAAAAGGGGTGGATTTTGAATCTATTGATGGGCGACCGACCCATCTTTTCTTCTTGATTTTAACACCTGAAAATTCAACAGGGCTGCATTTAAAACTGCTTGCACGGATTTCAAGGATTCTAAAAAACGACTCTTTTAAAAACAAACTATTGAAAGCGGCCGATAGTAATGAGGTTTATTCCATAATCAAAGAAGTTGATGAAGATTTTTAA